Proteins from a single region of Bacillus sp. (in: firmicutes):
- the flhB gene encoding flagellar biosynthesis protein FlhB: protein MRYYVRLDLQFFSGEKTEKATPKKREDARKKGQVAKSKDVSAALTLFFVFLLLLFMGGLLKGQMLAMISKTLKEYMLWDVTEANIHHMFIDYSIKAVYFVAPIMGLVVIIGVAANYIQFGFLFSPEAIKFKLSKLNPITGAKRIFSIRAIVELFKSILKISVVGTGAFIVLWLNFDKVLLLSQKSVGASLALIGYITVQMGLVVSILLMILAVFDFSYQKYEHEKSLRMSKQDIKDEYKNMEGDPKIKSKIKEKQRQMAMQRMMQEIPNADVVITNPTHYAVVLKYDETKADAPIVIAKGVDYIALKIKQIAKHHDIIAIENRPLARALYAQAEIGDVIPEQFFKAVAEILAYVYRLKRKI, encoded by the coding sequence ATGCGATATTATGTACGGCTTGACCTTCAGTTTTTTTCAGGCGAAAAAACCGAAAAAGCAACACCGAAAAAACGTGAAGATGCACGAAAAAAAGGTCAAGTAGCCAAAAGTAAAGATGTTAGTGCAGCACTTACGCTCTTTTTTGTTTTTTTATTGTTACTGTTCATGGGGGGGCTTTTAAAAGGGCAGATGCTCGCAATGATTTCGAAAACATTAAAGGAATACATGCTCTGGGATGTTACGGAAGCTAATATTCATCATATGTTTATCGATTATTCAATCAAGGCTGTCTATTTTGTGGCTCCGATTATGGGTTTAGTTGTGATTATCGGTGTGGCTGCAAATTATATCCAATTTGGGTTTTTATTTTCACCTGAAGCGATTAAATTTAAATTATCAAAGCTAAATCCGATTACAGGTGCAAAACGAATTTTTTCTATTCGGGCCATTGTTGAATTATTTAAATCTATATTAAAAATTTCAGTTGTCGGTACAGGGGCGTTTATTGTACTTTGGTTGAATTTCGATAAAGTATTATTATTGTCGCAAAAAAGTGTTGGTGCATCTTTAGCTCTTATTGGGTATATTACCGTTCAAATGGGTTTAGTCGTTTCAATTTTATTAATGATTTTAGCGGTTTTCGATTTTAGTTATCAAAAATATGAACATGAAAAGAGCCTTCGCATGTCGAAACAAGATATTAAAGATGAATACAAGAACATGGAAGGGGATCCGAAAATTAAATCGAAAATCAAGGAAAAGCAAAGACAAATGGCGATGCAGCGGATGATGCAGGAGATTCCAAATGCGGATGTCGTCATAACGAATCCAACCCATTATGCTGTCGTTTTAAAATATGATGAAACGAAAGCAGATGCTCCGATTGTTATCGCTAAAGGTGTCGATTATATTGCATTAAAGATAAAACAAATTGCCAAGCATCACGATATTATTGCAATTGAAAATAGACCACTAGCAAGAGCGTTATATGCTCAAGCAGAAATAGGTGACGTCATTCCAGAGCAGTTTTTTAAAGCTGTAGCGGAAATTTTAGCCTATGTATATCGCTTAAAAAGAAAAATATAA
- a CDS encoding chemotaxis response regulator protein-glutamate methylesterase, translating to MTNQVKVLVVDDSAFMRKLITDFLSADSRFHVVGTARNGKDAIEKVKEWQPDVVTLDVEMPEMNGLEALRVIMSDYPTRVVMLSTTTQQGADNTLQAIANGAVDFIAKPSGAISLDLERIKDEIIQKVLMASKANIQGISHKNNKVLSPVEEMKPTVTALPRNKNRNKQIVCIGTSTGGPRALQQVLTKLPPTINSPIVVVQHMPAGFTKSLAVRLNSISDIIVKEAENGDILENGTAYIAPGGYHLKLKEMGNALSIYLDQSEPLNGHRPSVDAMYDSISRIKNYRKIAVIMTGMGSDGTKGLIALKSAGNTIAIAESEETSVVFGMPKSAIATDLVDEVVNLEKIAPTIMKYIDA from the coding sequence GTGACAAATCAAGTAAAAGTTTTAGTTGTTGATGATTCAGCATTTATGAGAAAGTTAATTACAGACTTTTTAAGTGCGGATTCTCGTTTTCATGTTGTCGGCACAGCTAGAAATGGAAAAGATGCCATCGAAAAAGTGAAGGAATGGCAGCCTGATGTTGTCACACTTGATGTTGAAATGCCTGAAATGAATGGTCTTGAGGCGCTGCGTGTTATTATGAGCGATTATCCAACAAGAGTGGTTATGCTTTCAACAACAACTCAGCAAGGTGCTGACAACACTTTGCAAGCTATTGCAAACGGTGCTGTCGATTTTATTGCCAAGCCATCAGGGGCCATTTCACTTGATTTAGAAAGAATAAAAGACGAAATTATTCAAAAGGTATTGATGGCTTCGAAAGCGAATATCCAAGGTATATCACATAAAAATAATAAAGTACTTTCGCCAGTTGAAGAAATGAAGCCAACTGTTACAGCGTTACCTCGTAATAAAAATAGAAATAAACAAATTGTTTGTATTGGGACTTCTACAGGTGGACCTAGAGCACTTCAACAAGTTCTTACCAAATTACCACCAACAATTAATTCACCGATTGTAGTCGTTCAACATATGCCAGCTGGGTTTACAAAATCATTAGCAGTAAGATTGAATTCCATCAGTGATATTATCGTAAAGGAAGCAGAGAATGGTGATATTCTCGAAAATGGGACTGCCTACATTGCACCCGGAGGATATCATCTTAAATTAAAAGAAATGGGCAATGCTCTCTCGATTTATTTGGACCAATCTGAGCCACTAAATGGTCATCGCCCTTCGGTTGATGCCATGTACGATTCTATTAGCAGAATAAAAAATTACCGTAAAATTGCGGTCATCATGACCGGTATGGGCTCAGATGGGACAAAAGGTTTAATTGCCCTAAAATCAGCGGGTAATACGATTGCAATTGCAGAATCCGAAGAAACATCCGTCGTTTTCGGAATGCCAAAGTCTGCTATTGCAACTGATTTAGTTGATGAAGTCGTGAACTTGGAAAAAATAGCTCCAACAATTATGAAGTACATTGATGCTTAA
- a CDS encoding MinD/ParA family protein, with protein MRDQAEKLRAKIEKLQSGAKTKTIAVVSGKGGVGKSNFSLNFALGLGKTGASVLLFDMDIGMGNIDILMGVTSRHTIVDMFENDLELKDIIEKGAENLSYVAAGTGLSTIFKLETSKFENFASQLEELVEDYQYIIFDMGAGITDDSMQFILAANEIIVIVTPEPTSITDAYAAMKYIHLKESEMPFYLIINRAFSEKQALSTSNRLGSAVKRFLEKDIVSLGDLPDDRIVSKAVSHQTPFLLYAPDSNVSRSMLTIVNRYTKSDFNQKKSASSYSFISKLRQYFSK; from the coding sequence ATGAGAGATCAAGCTGAAAAATTAAGAGCAAAAATTGAAAAGCTGCAAAGTGGGGCGAAGACAAAAACAATTGCTGTCGTTAGCGGAAAGGGCGGAGTTGGAAAATCAAACTTTTCGTTAAATTTTGCCCTTGGTTTAGGAAAAACGGGTGCATCAGTGCTATTATTTGATATGGATATCGGTATGGGCAATATCGATATTTTAATGGGGGTAACATCAAGGCACACCATTGTCGATATGTTTGAAAATGATCTGGAGCTTAAAGACATTATTGAAAAAGGTGCAGAGAATCTTTCGTATGTTGCTGCTGGTACAGGCTTATCGACTATTTTTAAGCTTGAAACAAGCAAGTTTGAAAACTTTGCTAGTCAACTTGAGGAGCTTGTAGAGGATTATCAATATATTATTTTTGATATGGGAGCAGGCATTACCGATGATAGCATGCAGTTTATTTTGGCGGCAAATGAAATTATTGTGATTGTGACACCAGAACCGACATCGATTACAGATGCTTATGCTGCCATGAAGTATATTCATTTAAAGGAATCAGAAATGCCCTTTTATTTAATTATTAATCGGGCTTTTTCTGAAAAGCAGGCATTGTCTACGTCAAACCGGCTCGGAAGTGCTGTAAAACGATTTTTAGAAAAGGATATTGTTTCATTAGGCGATTTGCCAGATGATCGTATAGTATCTAAGGCAGTTAGCCATCAAACTCCATTTTTACTTTATGCACCAGATTCTAATGTTAGTCGCTCCATGTTAACGATTGTCAATCGGTATACGAAAAGTGATTTTAATCAAAAAAAATCTGCATCTTCCTATAGTTTTATTTCCAAGCTTCGTCAGTATTTTAGTAAATAA
- the fliR gene encoding flagellar type III secretion system protein FliR, which translates to MAEIINAFPVFLLIFIRITSFFVTVPLFSYRNIPNTHKVGLSFFLSYLMFLTMQHPVLTIDETYFMLVLKEILVGLFIGLVAFMVMSAIQIAGGFIDYQMGFAMANVLDPQTGAQSPIMGQYLYTFALLLMLTIDAHHLLLDGIFYSYQMIPLEQPWLPLGSERLVEFIASTFNSMFIIAFQMAIPIVGCLFLVDVALGITAKTVPQLNIFVVGLPVKILVSFFLLVIVMPVFIFLFQKLFNSMLFTMRGLMQIFGGV; encoded by the coding sequence ATGGCTGAGATTATAAATGCATTTCCTGTGTTCTTATTAATATTTATTCGGATTACATCTTTTTTTGTAACAGTTCCTCTCTTTTCTTATCGGAACATACCTAATACTCATAAAGTAGGTTTATCATTTTTTTTATCATATTTAATGTTTTTAACGATGCAGCATCCTGTTTTAACGATTGATGAAACTTATTTTATGCTCGTCTTGAAGGAAATTTTAGTTGGTTTATTCATTGGGTTAGTAGCATTTATGGTGATGTCTGCGATTCAAATTGCAGGTGGCTTTATAGATTATCAGATGGGATTTGCCATGGCCAATGTGCTTGACCCGCAAACAGGTGCACAGAGTCCAATTATGGGACAATATTTATACACGTTTGCACTTTTGTTAATGCTGACAATTGATGCCCATCATTTACTTTTAGATGGCATTTTTTATAGTTATCAAATGATTCCATTAGAGCAGCCGTGGCTTCCACTTGGCAGCGAAAGGCTTGTGGAATTTATCGCAAGTACATTTAATTCAATGTTTATTATTGCCTTTCAAATGGCAATCCCAATTGTAGGCTGCTTATTTTTAGTTGATGTTGCCTTAGGGATTACAGCGAAAACGGTTCCTCAGTTAAATATTTTTGTCGTCGGATTGCCAGTTAAAATTTTAGTTAGTTTTTTCTTACTCGTCATCGTCATGCCAGTATTTATTTTTCTTTTTCAAAAATTATTTAATTCAATGTTGTTTACGATGCGAGGCTTGATGCAAATTTTTGGGGGCGTATAG
- the flhF gene encoding flagellar biosynthesis protein FlhF — translation MKVKKFIAPSMPEAMKMIRSELGNDAVILNSKVVQTGGIFGFFMKKNIEVIAAVDPQPISKKQPTPKNSPQVRIEPKVVIEEKVKEERVKEEVRPATDQRLLQEIRDLKAMMKQITDHDDRDYFEHYPGPLKEMNQFLIDQEIELPLREKIMSFLLEKWYGNQGNANFGQMTQWAKDFFINEMSSLSFGALNSSKKYINVVGPTGVGKTTTLAKMAAQVILEQGKKVAFITTDTYRIAAIDQLKTYAKILNVPLEVTYTLEDFIKAKEKFSHFDLIFIDTTGRNFRNKQYVEDLKSVIDFDEDLETILVLALTSKYSDMIEIFNQFSLLKIDKLIFTKVDETSRYGAMLNLIFTYKTGVAYLTNGQNVPDDIIEASPQSIANTVFGVNKHERSS, via the coding sequence ATGAAGGTAAAAAAATTTATTGCACCGAGCATGCCTGAAGCAATGAAGATGATCAGGAGTGAATTAGGAAACGATGCGGTTATCCTAAATTCTAAGGTTGTGCAAACAGGTGGAATATTCGGCTTCTTTATGAAAAAAAATATCGAAGTAATTGCTGCTGTTGACCCACAACCTATTTCGAAAAAGCAGCCAACACCAAAGAATTCACCACAAGTTCGGATAGAGCCTAAAGTAGTCATCGAAGAAAAGGTTAAAGAAGAAAGGGTTAAAGAAGAAGTAAGGCCCGCAACTGATCAACGATTGCTACAAGAGATTCGCGATTTAAAAGCAATGATGAAACAAATAACAGATCATGATGACCGGGATTATTTTGAGCATTATCCCGGTCCTTTAAAAGAAATGAATCAATTTTTAATTGATCAAGAAATAGAACTGCCATTAAGAGAAAAAATAATGAGCTTTCTTTTAGAAAAATGGTATGGAAATCAAGGAAATGCAAATTTTGGCCAAATGACTCAATGGGCAAAAGACTTCTTTATCAATGAGATGTCTTCATTATCATTCGGTGCTTTAAATAGCTCGAAAAAATATATAAATGTCGTTGGTCCAACAGGTGTTGGGAAAACGACGACACTAGCGAAAATGGCTGCACAGGTTATTTTGGAGCAGGGGAAAAAGGTTGCCTTTATTACGACCGACACATATCGGATCGCAGCAATTGATCAGCTTAAAACATATGCCAAAATATTAAATGTCCCCCTTGAGGTTACATATACACTTGAAGATTTTATAAAAGCAAAGGAAAAGTTTTCCCATTTTGATCTAATATTTATTGATACAACAGGAAGAAACTTTAGAAACAAACAATATGTAGAGGATTTAAAATCTGTTATTGATTTTGATGAAGACCTAGAAACAATTTTAGTACTTGCTTTAACATCAAAGTATTCGGATATGATTGAAATCTTTAATCAATTCTCGTTGCTTAAAATTGATAAGCTTATTTTTACGAAGGTTGACGAGACATCTAGATATGGGGCAATGTTAAACCTTATCTTTACGTATAAAACGGGAGTTGCTTATTTAACAAATGGACAAAATGTTCCTGACGATATCATCGAGGCATCACCACAGTCAATAGCAAATACTGTTTTTGGGGTAAATAAACATGAGAGATCAAGCTGA
- the fliQ gene encoding flagellar biosynthesis protein FliQ has protein sequence MNSHFVISLAEQGIMTVLSVSLPLLLLALGVGLLVSIFQATTQIQEQTLAFIPKIIAVLAGLVFFGPWMLSRIVDFSFQIFNNLYKFVG, from the coding sequence ATGAACTCTCATTTTGTAATTAGTCTTGCCGAACAAGGAATCATGACGGTACTTTCTGTATCATTGCCGTTATTATTATTAGCACTTGGGGTTGGCTTACTCGTTAGTATTTTTCAAGCGACAACACAAATTCAAGAACAAACTCTGGCATTTATTCCGAAGATTATCGCTGTTTTGGCTGGCCTTGTCTTTTTTGGTCCATGGATGCTATCAAGGATTGTCGACTTTTCGTTTCAAATATTTAATAATCTTTACAAGTTTGTAGGGTAA
- the flhA gene encoding flagellar biosynthesis protein FlhA: MSARDLPVLLGVILIITMLIIPLPGWLLSILIICNITLALIVILVSMNMKEALQFSIFPSLLLLLTLFRLGLNVSTTRSILSKGEAGNVVETFGSFVIGGNVLVGFVVFLILVIIQFIVITKGAERVSEVAARFTLDAMPGKQMAIDADLNAGMISELEARERREKIQREADFYGAMDGASKFVKGDAIAGIIITVINIIFGIIIGMVQMDLSLAESTHRFTLLTVGDGLVSQIPALIISTATGIVVTRAASNGNLGSDIVGQLFYTFPKLLYVAGGTIAGFGLFTPIDNVITLPIAALLGFGGYFISKNSEKIQEMEVATADEDVEEADLKSPESVINLLNVDPIEFEFGYGLIPLADTSQGGDLLDRIVMIRRQLALELGVIVPVVRIRDNIQLQPNEYRIKIKGNEIARGELLLDHYMAMSPGIDDESIEGIETVEPAFGMPAIWITEEMKEKAELSGYTVVDPPSVVSTHITEIIKNHANVLLGRQETKQLIDHLKESYPILVDEVTPDPLSVGDIQRVLAKLLKERVSIRNLPIIFEALADYGRLTGDTDLLAEYVRQALSRQITRQYLVDGVSLKVVTLSGRVEKIIAEGIQQTEHGNYLSIDPNVSQTLIENIASEMERVSMLEQASVILCSPAVRMYVKQLIEPYFPGIPVLSYNELESTVEVQSVGVVNVE; this comes from the coding sequence ATGTCAGCAAGAGACCTTCCAGTCCTGTTAGGTGTAATATTAATCATTACAATGCTAATCATCCCTTTACCAGGATGGTTATTAAGTATACTTATCATTTGTAATATTACGCTTGCTTTGATTGTCATCCTTGTTTCGATGAATATGAAGGAGGCTCTCCAATTTTCGATCTTTCCTTCCTTGCTATTATTATTAACATTATTCCGACTAGGTTTGAACGTTTCTACGACAAGATCGATTCTTAGTAAAGGCGAAGCAGGTAACGTCGTTGAAACATTTGGCTCCTTCGTTATTGGGGGAAATGTACTTGTCGGTTTTGTTGTATTTTTAATTTTAGTCATCATTCAATTTATTGTTATTACAAAAGGTGCCGAGCGTGTATCAGAGGTAGCAGCTCGTTTTACATTAGATGCGATGCCAGGGAAACAAATGGCGATTGATGCCGATTTAAATGCGGGGATGATTTCTGAGCTTGAGGCGCGTGAAAGGCGTGAAAAAATCCAGCGTGAAGCAGATTTTTACGGGGCCATGGATGGGGCCAGTAAATTTGTTAAAGGGGATGCAATCGCCGGGATTATTATTACTGTTATTAATATTATTTTTGGGATTATTATTGGAATGGTGCAAATGGACTTGTCCCTTGCTGAATCAACGCATAGGTTTACGCTTTTGACTGTTGGTGACGGGCTTGTCAGCCAAATTCCAGCACTCATTATTTCAACTGCGACAGGGATTGTTGTAACAAGAGCAGCATCTAATGGAAACTTAGGTTCGGATATTGTAGGGCAATTATTTTATACCTTCCCTAAACTTTTATATGTAGCGGGGGGAACAATTGCTGGATTTGGGCTTTTTACACCAATCGATAATGTAATAACGTTACCAATTGCTGCGCTACTAGGATTTGGTGGTTATTTCATATCAAAAAATAGCGAGAAGATTCAAGAAATGGAAGTTGCTACAGCAGATGAAGACGTTGAAGAAGCTGATTTGAAAAGTCCTGAAAGTGTTATTAATCTTTTAAATGTTGATCCAATTGAGTTCGAGTTTGGTTATGGATTAATACCATTGGCGGACACAAGTCAAGGCGGAGATTTATTAGATCGAATTGTCATGATAAGGAGACAACTGGCCCTTGAACTTGGGGTCATCGTCCCTGTCGTTCGCATTCGCGATAATATCCAGCTCCAACCAAATGAATACCGTATAAAGATAAAAGGGAATGAAATTGCCAGAGGGGAGCTATTGTTAGATCACTACATGGCAATGAGTCCAGGGATTGACGATGAAAGTATAGAAGGTATAGAAACGGTCGAGCCAGCATTTGGTATGCCAGCTATTTGGATTACTGAGGAAATGAAGGAAAAGGCAGAGCTTTCAGGGTATACTGTTGTTGACCCGCCATCTGTAGTTTCGACACATATAACAGAAATCATTAAGAATCATGCCAATGTACTCTTAGGAAGACAGGAGACAAAACAGTTAATCGACCATTTGAAAGAGTCGTACCCAATCCTTGTCGACGAAGTTACACCAGATCCGTTATCAGTTGGAGATATTCAACGTGTATTAGCGAAGCTATTAAAAGAGCGGGTATCGATTCGCAACCTACCGATTATTTTTGAAGCTTTAGCGGATTATGGCCGCCTTACTGGCGATACAGATTTATTAGCAGAATACGTTAGACAAGCTTTATCAAGGCAAATCACAAGACAATATTTGGTCGATGGTGTATCACTTAAAGTTGTAACTTTATCCGGTAGGGTGGAAAAAATAATTGCCGAAGGAATTCAACAAACTGAGCATGGCAATTATTTGTCAATTGATCCGAATGTTTCACAAACACTTATCGAAAATATCGCATCGGAAATGGAAAGGGTATCAATGCTGGAACAAGCATCTGTTATTCTTTGCTCGCCAGCAGTGCGCATGTATGTGAAGCAATTAATTGAACCATATTTTCCTGGGATACCTGTTTTGTCATATAATGAATTAGAATCAACGGTAGAAGTTCAAAGTGTAGGGGTGGTGAATGTAGAATGA
- the fliO gene encoding flagellar biosynthetic protein FliO: MRKLLLLLIIIMIYAPFGLNVQAETDSGNQTVDQMFTNSKKDESSINKKTEANESKTETNLTITDTEPPEIAPQFSLFDFVKMFFALAVVIALIYIILRFINKKNRIFGQMKAMENLGGITLGPNRSIQLVRIGEAVFIVGVGETIQLLKEITSQAEIDKLMSQIDIGSVQVGQTIIDKILPKKNDSSSKSFSHMLKGQLEDLAEGRKKLYEKIKRDRNE; this comes from the coding sequence TTGCGTAAATTGCTACTATTATTAATCATCATTATGATATATGCTCCGTTTGGGCTGAACGTCCAAGCGGAGACAGATTCCGGTAACCAAACTGTTGATCAAATGTTTACTAATAGTAAAAAGGACGAATCGTCCATTAATAAAAAAACAGAAGCAAATGAGTCCAAAACTGAAACAAATCTAACTATAACCGACACGGAACCACCAGAAATTGCCCCACAGTTTTCTTTGTTTGACTTTGTCAAAATGTTTTTTGCTTTAGCAGTCGTGATTGCTCTTATTTATATCATTTTACGATTTATTAATAAAAAAAATCGCATTTTCGGGCAAATGAAAGCAATGGAAAACTTAGGGGGTATTACTTTAGGACCGAATCGCTCGATTCAATTAGTACGAATTGGTGAAGCAGTATTCATTGTTGGTGTAGGTGAAACGATTCAATTATTGAAAGAAATTACTTCTCAAGCTGAAATAGACAAGCTAATGAGTCAGATCGATATCGGTTCTGTGCAAGTGGGACAAACGATTATTGATAAAATTTTACCGAAAAAGAATGATAGTTCATCAAAAAGTTTTAGTCATATGTTGAAAGGACAATTGGAGGATTTAGCGGAAGGGAGAAAAAAGCTTTATGAAAAAATTAAGAGGGATCGGAACGAATGA
- the fliP gene encoding flagellar type III secretion system pore protein FliP (The bacterial flagellar biogenesis protein FliP forms a type III secretion system (T3SS)-type pore required for flagellar assembly.): protein MNEFLPGLDVNLFNSTDPANVATTVRLIILITVLSIAPSILILMTSFTRIIIVLSFVRTSLATQQMPPTQVLISLALFMTFFIMAPTFSEVNDKALTPFFNGQISQEEAFDEAAKPMKEFMSKHTRQKDLMLFLGYAEMEQPQTIDDIPLTALVPAYAISEIKTAFQIGFMIFVPFLVIDMIVASVLMSMGMMMLPPVMISLPFKILLFVMVDGWYLVVKSLLISF from the coding sequence ATGAATGAATTTCTGCCAGGCCTAGACGTAAATCTTTTTAATAGTACTGATCCAGCAAATGTTGCGACAACCGTTCGTTTAATTATTCTCATAACCGTTCTTTCAATTGCTCCAAGTATATTAATTTTAATGACAAGCTTTACGCGAATCATCATTGTCCTATCGTTTGTCAGAACATCTTTAGCAACGCAGCAAATGCCGCCAACACAAGTGCTGATTAGTTTGGCGCTATTTATGACTTTTTTTATAATGGCACCAACCTTTTCAGAAGTTAATGACAAAGCCTTGACTCCTTTTTTTAATGGGCAAATTTCCCAAGAGGAAGCCTTTGACGAAGCAGCAAAGCCAATGAAGGAATTTATGAGTAAGCATACGAGGCAAAAGGATTTAATGCTGTTTTTAGGATACGCTGAAATGGAACAACCGCAAACAATTGATGATATTCCGTTGACAGCTCTTGTACCTGCTTATGCGATTAGTGAAATTAAGACAGCCTTTCAAATCGGTTTTATGATTTTCGTTCCTTTCTTAGTAATCGATATGATTGTCGCAAGTGTCCTCATGTCGATGGGGATGATGATGCTGCCACCGGTGATGATTTCATTACCGTTTAAAATTTTATTATTCGTAATGGTTGATGGCTGGTATCTTGTTGTCAAATCGCTCTTAATAAGTTTTTAA
- a CDS encoding response regulator, with protein sequence MGNRILIVDDAAFMRMMIKDILTKNGFEVVGEAADGAQAVEKYSELNPDLVTMDITMPEMDGITALKAIKKADANAKIIMCSAMGQQAMVIDAIQAGAKDFIVKPFQAERVLEAIKKTLG encoded by the coding sequence GTGGGAAATAGAATTCTGATTGTTGATGATGCTGCTTTTATGAGAATGATGATTAAAGATATTCTTACAAAAAATGGGTTTGAAGTCGTGGGAGAGGCTGCAGACGGTGCTCAAGCTGTTGAAAAATATAGTGAGCTTAATCCAGACTTAGTGACGATGGATATTACAATGCCTGAAATGGATGGGATTACTGCACTTAAAGCGATAAAAAAAGCCGATGCTAACGCAAAAATTATTATGTGCTCAGCGATGGGACAACAGGCGATGGTAATCGATGCTATTCAAGCAGGTGCGAAGGATTTTATCGTGAAGCCGTTCCAAGCTGAGCGTGTATTAGAAGCGATTAAGAAAACACTTGGATAA